A stretch of Desulfotalea psychrophila LSv54 DNA encodes these proteins:
- a CDS encoding SO_0444 family Cu/Zn efflux transporter, which yields MFETIDKVLFASWAILLDSALYMLIGICIAGFLKVFLNPNFISRHLGQGRFASVLKAAFLGVPLPLUSCGVLPAAASLKKQGANNGATTAFLISTPESGVDSIAVSYALLDPIMTIMRPLAAFVTATLAGFLENIISYKRQAPAIQMFSEVEETEECCSDPACGSTNRSGDTLRHKLVEGIRFALFDVWADIALWFFAGVILAGSITALVPTGIIENWLGGGIESLLLMLVFGIPLYICATASTPIAAALILKGVSPGAALVFLLTGPATNITSLSVLLKILGKKGTIRYLISIAVMAVIFGLLTDSIYSSLGISPRAIIGTAAKIVPDTVQITCAIILVLLTYNPLFTYLNITFKKKKR from the coding sequence ATGTTCGAAACCATCGATAAGGTGCTGTTCGCCTCCTGGGCAATACTCCTTGACTCCGCACTCTATATGCTCATAGGAATCTGCATCGCAGGGTTCCTCAAGGTATTTCTCAACCCCAACTTTATTAGCCGTCATCTGGGGCAGGGTCGCTTTGCCTCCGTACTCAAGGCGGCATTTCTAGGTGTCCCCCTACCGCTCTGATCTTGTGGCGTGTTGCCGGCGGCAGCATCACTGAAGAAACAGGGCGCAAATAATGGGGCAACAACTGCCTTTCTTATCTCAACCCCGGAATCAGGAGTAGATTCAATAGCGGTAAGTTATGCCCTGCTTGATCCCATCATGACCATAATGCGCCCCCTGGCAGCATTCGTTACCGCTACCCTGGCAGGATTTTTAGAAAATATTATCTCCTACAAGAGGCAAGCTCCTGCCATCCAAATGTTTTCAGAGGTTGAAGAGACAGAGGAGTGCTGCTCCGACCCTGCCTGCGGCTCGACCAACAGGAGCGGTGACACTCTACGGCACAAACTCGTAGAGGGTATTCGTTTTGCCCTCTTCGATGTATGGGCAGATATTGCCCTGTGGTTTTTTGCAGGTGTCATCCTTGCCGGAAGCATTACCGCCCTGGTACCAACAGGAATAATAGAGAACTGGCTGGGTGGAGGCATAGAATCACTCCTGTTAATGCTTGTCTTTGGTATCCCCCTCTATATCTGCGCAACAGCATCAACGCCAATTGCAGCCGCCCTTATCCTCAAGGGAGTCAGCCCCGGAGCTGCCTTGGTTTTTCTCTTGACAGGACCTGCTACCAATATCACTTCACTATCAGTTCTATTGAAGATACTGGGAAAGAAGGGCACCATCAGATACCTCATCTCCATTGCCGTAATGGCAGTGATTTTTGGCCTGCTAACCGATTCCATCTACAGCAGTCTGGGGATTTCCCCACGGGCAATTATCGGTACAGCCGCAAAAATTGTACCTGATACAGTACAGATAACCTGCGCCATAATTCTGGTATTGCTCACCTATAACCCCCTGTTTACTTACCTCAACATAACGTTTAAAAAGAAAAAACGATAA